A segment of the bacterium genome:
TGAAATTTCACAACACCATCTACCGCCATGTAATGGTGGTGACGGACCTTGGCGAGGATGTCTCGGAGATAATCGAGAAGGTCAACTCCTCGGGCGTCACCGTTTTCGCCTGCGATTCGGCGCGCAATTTCGAGACGGGCAGGATGACCGTGGACATGGAAGTGCGCCTCCTTCGGCGCGGCTCGACTCAGCCCATCGCCGACAAGACGCTAAAGGCGCTTCAAGCCTCCGGTATTCCGGTGCATTCTTTCTCGTGGAGGCGCGAAGCCTCTTAGCTTGTTTCTTGCCCGCTCCTTGGTTATCCTCTCCCCTGCCGATTCAACCTTGACAAGTTACGGCACGGCCCTTGCTTTTTAATTGCCGACTGTCTGATTCCCTTTCATATAAGGTTTCGCATATGCACAGAAAACTTGAAAAAATATTCTACGAGGTAAAAAAGCCCACCCTGAAATGGGACGACATCGGTGGTTTCGCGGATGTGAAGAAGATCGTGAAGGAAATGGTCTCCCTGCCGCTGATGAAGCCCGAGCTGATGGCGAAAGTCGGGCTTGAGCGCCCCGCCGGGGTGATGCTCTGGGGGCCGCTCGGCGTGGGTATCACCATGCTGGCCGAGGCCGCCGCCACGGAGGCGGGCGTCTCCTTCGTCTACGTTTCAGGGCAGGAGATGCTCGGAAAGCCGGAGCAGATCTCCGAAGCCTTCCACGATGCGGTTCACGAGGCTCCCTGCGTGCTTTTCATCTCCGACACCGAGTGGCTCTGTCCGCGCGCGGGTTGTTCCTACGAGTGGGGGCCGGGAAATTTCCGCGGAATCCCGCCCACCTTCGCCGACAGGGAACTGTCAGAGCTCTTCATCCGGGAGATCGACGCCATTCAGGCCCACAAGAACGTGATGCTTGTCGGCTCCTGCTACCGCATCGACACGGTCGATCAGGCGATAATCAAGGAAAAGCGCCGCTTCAACCGCAAGATCTTCGTCCACCCGCCGAAGGCCATAGACCGCGAGGGGATGATCAATATCTATCTTAAGAAGATGCCCTCCGTCGACCCGAAGGTGAGCGCGAAGGAGCTTAGCCTGCGCACCGAGGGGTACGTGGGCTGGGACGCGGAGAGCCTTTGCAAGCGCGCCGCGCTGGAGGCGGTGAAGGACGATCGGGACGTTGTTTCGATGGCGGATTTCGAGGCGGCCCTTTTGCAGGTCACTCCCTGGCTGACCCCCGACATGACGGAAAAATACAACGAGATTGACAAGAATGACTGCCCCCATCACTACGCCTTCTGAGAGGGACGACTTCTACGCCTTTTTAAAGCGCCTTCACGGCCATCGCTGCCCCATGTCGATTCTCGGGGCGAGGCTGGGGCTGGCGGCGCGTGAGAGGGTGGGCAGACACGGCGAGGACGGCGACGTGGCGGCGGTCTATTACCACCGCACCTGCGCCATCGACGGCATTCAGGCCGCGCTCGGCACCACCTCGGGCAACACCAACATCGAAGTGCGCCCCGAGGGGATTCACCGCCTCGAAGCGGTGAACAAGACAAAAAGAATGTACGTCACCGTATCCCTGACGGAGGAGGCCCTCGGCCGCGGCAGGGAGTACGGCGAGCTGCGGCGCTCCGGCGGCGACAAGGCGAGGATGGAAGAGATTCTCAAAGGCCTCGAATCCGCGCCGGAGAGCGAACTGATTTGCATCGAGGCCCATAGCTGATGGAGCTTGCCCGCGAGTTTTTCCGCATCGTCCTCCAGGAAGCGGGGAAGATGTGGTGGTTCACCCTTCTCGGCATAACCATCGCGGCCCTGATAAAGACCTACCAGCTCGACCGCCACATAAGGCAGTACGTCGGAAAGTTCGGACACTTCTCGATACTGGCGGCAGTGGGGATAGGCCTGGTCTCGCCCCTTTGCTCCTGCGGCATACTACCCGTGATTATTCCGATGGCGCTCGCGGGAGTGCCTTTGCCCCCGCTGATGGCGCTGCTCACAACCAGCCCGGTTATGGACCCCACCTCGTTTGTCCTCACGATGGGGGCTCTCGGGCCGGAGCTGGCCTGGTGGAAACTTGGGGGGGCCGCCTTTCTCGGACTCCTCTCGGGGTACGCGACGCATTTTTTTATAAGGACGGGCATTTTTTCTGGAAACCTTATCAGGCTAAAGCCAGTACATAACGAGAAGGGCGATCTTGCCAGCGCCTATGAGATCGGGTGCGCCAACGGAATCTTTCTTCGCACCATGAAGGTTGTGCAAAGAGAAAGCAAATTCCGCTTTTTCCTCGACAGGTTTTTCGACATCGGGGTCTTCGTGGGTTTCTGGGTTCTGATGGCGATCTTCATCGAGGCGGCGATTCACATCTTCGTACCGGTGAGCGCCGTAACCTGGCTGGTAGGAAAAAAAGGACCCTTCTCCGTGGTCTGGGCGGCGCTGATAGGGATTCCCCTGCCGCTCCATCAGATACCGGCGATTCCGGTGCTGGCGGGGTTAAAGGCGAAGGGGATGGCGGTTGGCGCGGATATTGCTTTTTTAATGGCGGGCCCGGTAACGTCGATTCCGGCGATGGCCGCTCTTTATGCGATATTTATTCCCAGAGTTGTGGTAGCATTTATCGCAACAGGGTTATTGGGCTCCATCTTCCTCGGCCTTCTGCGGATGGCTGTTGGTTGACGGATTTTAAGACAGCAAACTGAACGATAGACGGATTATCGACACATACACCCTTTGAAAGGAGACGGCTTATGAGACGGCTCGCTATCTCTTTACTCGCCGCCACGATGGCTGTTCCGGCGCTGGCCGCCAGCCCGATCTTCACCGACATAACCGCAAAGTCCGGCACCGGCGACCCCGGAAACGGCAAGGGAGTGGCTTTCGCCGACATCGACAACGACGGCGACTGGGATCTCTACGTTTCCAACAAGGGCGGCCCCAACAAGCTCTTCCGCAACGACGGTAAGGGCGAGTTCACCGACATCACCGCGCAGGCGGGCGACAACGTCGGCGACGCGGGCTTCGTCATGGGCTCGGTCTTCTTCGACTACGACAACGACGGGTGGGTGGATCTCTACCTCCCTAAGGGCGGCCGCTACGAGATTGAAGCCAACCGCCTCCTCAGGAACGTCGGCGGCAAGTTCGTGGACGTGACGGAAAAGGCCGGAGTAGGCTCCAAGGAATTCACCTACGCAGCCGCCTCCGCCGACTACGACCACGACGGCTATCTCGATCTCTACCTCGCCAACTACGGCGTCAACAAGACCAACACCCTCTACCGCAACAACGGCGACGGCACCTTCACCGACGTTACCGCCAAGGCGGGGGTGGGCGACCGCTCCTGGTCCTGGATGGCCACCTGGGCCGACGTGAACGGCGACGGCTGGGACGATCTCTACGTCGTCAACGGGCGCTACCCCGCCGGTGAGCCGAACACCCTCTACATCAACAACGGCGACGGCACCTTCAAGAACGTCTCCCGCGAATCCGGAGCGGACGATCCGAACTGGGGCCTCGGCGCAGCCTTCAACGATCTCGACAGGGACGGCGACCTCGACCTGTTCGTCTCCAACTACGTCGGGCCGAACGCCCTTTACTACAACGACGGCGCCGGCCACTTCACCAAGGCCGATCCCGTCAAGGTCGGGCTCAATCACGTTGGCTGGGGCAAAGGTCCCTCCTGGGGCGACGTTGACAACGACGGCGACGTAGACCTCTACGAAGGCGACTGCAAGGCCGCCAACCAGCTCTACATCAACAACGGCAAGGGCGTCTTCACCGACATGACCAAAGACAACCCCGCTGTCGCCTGCGCCGCCGTCCGCTCCAAGGGCACCGCCCTCGCCGACATCGACAGCGACGGCGATCTCGATCTCTACGTCATCAACTGGGCCGCTCCGAACGTGCTGGCCCTCAACAACACCGATAACGGCGATTACCTTAAGGTTCGCCTCACCGGCAGCGTCTCCAACCACATGGCGGTCGGTTCCCGCGTGTGGGTGCGCGACGGTAAGAAGCTGGTCGGCATGAGCGACCTCCAGACCTCCTCGGGCTTCTGCTCGCAGCCGCCCCAGGAACTCCACTTCGGCCTCTCCGCCGCCAGGACCTACACCGTCGAAGTCCGCTTCCCCAGCGGCCTTCGCAAGGTGGTCGAGAACGTAAAGGCCGGGCAGACCATCACCATCGAGGAGCCCGGTGAAGTGGCGAAGCGCTAATCCGAAAAGCATTTCAAATAAAAGAAGGTCGCGGCTTCGCGGCCTTCTTTTTTGCCTTCTCGCCGCCCTCGCTTTTTTCGGGTGCGGCGCCCGAAAAGCGGCGGTTGAGACGGGAGGCGGCGGTTTGACCGGCTCCGGGCTCATCGTCGAGGGGCTGGTGTCGCTCGAAAACAGGGGTTTCACCGGGGCCAGGGTCTACGCCTACCTTCCGGAATCCTTCACCGGGGGTGGCGAGCCGGTTCCGGCGGGAACCGCCGAAAGCGGGGTCAACGGGCGCTTCTCGATGGAACTTCCGGAGGGGAAATACATCCTTCTGGCGAGGGCTCCGGGCAAATTCGCCTGGTTCGGCAGAAACCCCCTTAAGGTCTCCGCGCACCAGCGCGGCCTGAGCCTTCCTCTCGTAGCGGCGGAGGGAGTGACCACCGCCGCCGTGGCGGAAGGCGAGGAAAACATCAGGGGGAGGGTGCTCCTAGGCGGGAAACCGGCAGCGGGAGTGCGGGTTTCCGCCCATCTTCGGGCCGACGCGGGCTTTCGGGGCCAGCCCTACGCCTCCAGCGCTCTGACAGCCTCCGACGGTGAGTACAAACTGGCGCTCGATCCGGGGGTTTATTTTATCACGGCCCGTAAGCGCGCTACCGGCCTCGAAGTCGGCCCGCTCACGCCCGGCGACCTCTTCGGCGTCCTTCCCGAGCTGCCGCTCAAGGTCGGCCGGGGCAAAGAGCAAAAAAGCGACATAGAGCTCGTCGAGCTTCCCTCCTACGAGCAGCAGGCCCGTTACAGGACGCGCTTCGCGAAGCTGGAGGGGACGATTCGCACCGGCGAGGGCAACCCCGCAGAGGGTTTTCGCGCCTGTCTCTACGACAATCCGAGAATGCTCGGCGAGCCTCTCGCCATCTCGGCTCCAACCGGCCCCGACGGCAGGTTTACCATCTCCGTCTCGGTGGTCGGGCGCTACTACCTTGGCGCGCGCGAGCACCTCGGCGGCCCGCCGGTAAGCGGGGAGAGGGTCGGCTTCGCCAGGGACGCTCCGGAGGGTTACGAGATTGCGCCCGGCAAGGTCTTCGAGTCCCTCGAAGTCATTCTGGTGGTCGCGCCGTGAAGAGAGCCGCGTTTCCGGTGCTTCTTTTCTTTCTCGCGGGGTGCGCCTCCCTGCCTGCCCAAAAGGGAGGCGACAATCGGGAACTTAACTGGTCCGGAGAGATTCGCCTCGACAAGACCCTCAAACTTTCGCGCGGCACGAGTCTCACAATCGCGCCCGGCACCGTTATCCGCCTCGGGTGGGCCGACGAGGACGGCGACGGCCTCGGCGACACCTCCATTCATCTGGAGGGCGGCAAGCTGACCTCCCTCGGCACGCCGGAAGCGCCGATACTCTTCACCTCCGGGCAGGCCCCGGCCCAGGCCGGTAAGTGGGGCGAACTCCGGGTGGATTTCGGCTCGGTGGAGCTGAAATACACCGTCATTGAGGGCTCCACGCGGGGGCTTCACCTGCACTTTTGCAGCGGCCTCGTCGAGGATTCGATCCTCCGGCAGAACCACGACGGCACGCGGATAGGCGAATCGACGATGGTTTTTCGCCGCTGCCTCTTTTCCGGTCAGGAGGGGAAAGGGTTCAACTCCCGCGCCTCCAGAAACCTCGTGGAAAACTGCCTTTTCAGGGGCAACAAGCGCGGCATCTTCCTCTTCGAGGGTGACGAGGGCAGTGTCTTTAGGGACAACGTTTTCACCGGCAACGAGATACCCTTCCGGCTCGGCGATTTTTACGAGGGAGAATTGAAACTTGCGCCCAACAGGTGGGACGACCCCACGGACCAGTACCGGCCCGAAGGCTCCACCGCCCGCGTAGAGTTTGTAAACGCGCCGGTCACGGGCGCGGGGCCCGAAAACTGGCCGCTTCTTTGGGTCAAGTGGAAAGTCCCGATGGAAGGCTACGCCGACGCGCTGACGGCGGACGAAAGCGGCGTCTACGCGGTGTCTTTCGGCGGAGAACTCAAGCGGCTCGCCCTCTTCGACGGCTCGCTCCTCGCCTCGGCGAAGCTTCTCGACACCCTCGATTCCCCGCCGGCTCCCGGAAGGGTAAACAATAAACCTTATCTGGCCGTCCAATGCTGGAACAGGGGAATTTACCTCCTCGACGGCGAGACCCTGAAAGAACTGGACAGTTTCGTCGAAACATCTTCTCCCGCGGACGACCACCGCCAGTCGTCGCCGCTGATTGCGGGCGGGAAACTCTTCGCCGCTACCTGGGCGGGCAAGGTGAGGGGGTTCGCGATAACCGGCGGGGGGCTTGAAAACCTTTGGGAATTCGCCGCCGGAGGCCCCTTCCGGGGGGACCTCGCCCTTACGGCGAGAGGAGAACTGCTCGCCCCCTCCGGGGACGGGTCGCTTTACGCTCTCGGGATGGACGACGGCGCTAAAAAGTGGGAGTACAAGGCGAGAGCGCCCCTTCTTTCCGGCGCGGAAATTTTTGAGGAAAAGGTTTTTATTGCCGATAAGGGGGGAGTTCTGCATTCGCTCGGCGAAAACGGAAAGCTTCTCTGGAAGAGCGCTCTTTCCGGCCCCGCGTGGTACGCGAGGCCGCTTCTGGCCGAAGGGGTGCTCTATCAGGGCGACGATGACGGAGGTTTGTCCGCCTTCGACCCCGCAAGCGGCAGTCTCCTCTACCGGGTTCGCCTGGAAGGGGGAATAAGGTCGAGACCCGCGCTGGCGGGAGGGACGCTCGCGGTAGCCACCGCCAAGGGGTTTCTCTACCTTCTTCGCGCAGCGGACGGGTTTATTCTCGACAGGCTTGAGATCGGCGAATCGTCGCTCGCCTCGCCCGCCGTCCTCGGAAAACTCCTCTTCGCGGGCTCGCGGCCCGGCATGATTTTTGGATTAAACATTGAGAGTGCGGGAAAAAAGAATTAAATTACCCCGAGTGAAACGGAACCAAGACCCGGAGAATAAAATGTTCAGAAAAATAATACTTCTTCTTGCTGTGGTGTTTGCTTTCGCGCAGCTTTCAAACGCCTGCGTGGGCAAATCGCTGATCATCGGCACCGACGGCACCGTCAGGTCGAAGGTCGTAGCCAACGTGCTCGCCATCCTCATCAACGAGAGAACCGGGACAACCGTTGAGATCTCCGATTACGACGGCCCCGAGGGTCTTTTCAAGGAGATGACCACCGGCGACGTGGACCTCGGCCTCATGTATGCCGGAGAAGCGCTGATTCGGGGCCAGCAGCCCCTTCCCCCCGACCCAAAAGGGGCGCTTGAGGCGGTGAAGAACTATCACCAGGAAAAGTTCAACCTGGTATGGCTCCCCGAGCTGGGCTTCTCCGAGAGCGGCAACCCGTACTCGCTCGCCGCTTCCGTCGCCCAGAAGCACACCCTTAAAAAGTTCCCCGCCCTCTCAAGGCTCATCGCCAAGACGCAGGGCAAGCTCTCCGACAAGACCGTAGACGCCCTCGGCAGCGCCCCGAGCATTTCAAAAGCAGTGAGAGATTTCCTTAAAGCAGAAAAACTAATCTGACCGCAAAAGCGTTTGTGAATATAAAGAGGGCGTAAATCAGCGCCCTCTTTTTTTTTGTCCTTACGTAGCGCCGAAGAGCATGTGAACTCCGGGTGCAAAGCGGGTATACTTTCTTAACCGCAAACTTTCAGGAGTATTATGGAGACGCAAAGAGAAAAGGGTTTCGTTTTTTTCGCTGTCTGCAATCCGGGCGCGGAAGAAGCGCTTCACAACGAGATGAAGGAGCTTCGCTTCTTCGGGCTCGAAAGGCAAAGCGGCGGGGTCAGTTTCCGCGGGCAGCCTTCCGAGGGCTGGAGGGCGGTTCTAACCCTTCGCGTAGCCGTGCGCGTCTACCGCGAACTCGGGCGCTTTCGGGTTCCCGACGCCGCCGCGCTCTACAACGGCGTCTTCGGGCTGCCGTGGGAGAAGATAATCTCCTCCGTGAACACCATTTCGGTGGACGCGAAGGTGTCGGAATCGCCAACTCTGACCCATTCCGGCTTTACCGCCCTCAAGGTCAAGGACGCCATCGCCGACGCCCTGCGCGAGCGCACGGGGGAACGCCCGAACGTCGACACCAAAGACCCCGACGCCAGAATCTTCGTCCTTGTCCACCGTGACAGGTGCATCATCTCGCTCGACCTCGCGGGGCGCTCCCTCCACCGGCGCGGCTACCGTCAGGGAAGCGTCGAAGCGCCGATCTCCGAGTGCCTCTCTTCGGCGGCGGTCCGCTACTCGGAATGGGACGAAAAATCACCCTTCCTCGACCCCTTCTGCGGCTCCGGGACGATAATGATAGAGGCGGCGATGAAGGCGGCCAGAATCATGCCCGGCTCCCTCGGGAGCAGGTACTCCTTCATGCGCCTCCCCGGTTTCGACGAGTACAGGTGGGAAAAGATGCTGAAGGAGGCGAGGGAAGGGGTGAATATTCCCAAAAAACTCATAATGATAGGCTCCGACATCGACCCCGCTGCGGTAGAAGCCGCGAAGGCGAACGCCGGGGGCGCAGGGGTCGGAGAAATGATCAGGTTCGAGGTCGCCGACGCCGGGGACTTCTCGCCCAAAAAGGGGTGGGGGGCGACTATAATATCAAATCCTCCCTACGGAGAGCGCCTCGAAGACGAAGAGAGCCTGATTCCCCTCTACAACCGTTTCGGCAGGGCTCTTATCAGCAAGTGCTCGGGCTGCGCCGTACACCTCTTCATGACCTCGCAGCGCCTCAGAAAAGCCATGCTTTTAAAACCGGAAAGATACTGGCCGCTGACCCACGGCGGCCTTGACGCCAGACTTTACCGCTTTTTGGTAAAATGAGACTCATTCCATGACCTGCGAATGCGACAACCTCCTGAAAACCGGCTTTTGCGTCCTCACTGACGGCGAGGGCTGGACTTTGGAGGGCGGATATTCACTGTACAGCCTCCTCACCGGAAGGAAAGAGGTTTTTTCGGGGATGAAACTGGTAATATCCGTAAACGGCGAGGACTACGCCTCCGAGGCGCGCTGCTTTACCGGAATACCCTATGAAACCCTCCTCGACGAGGTTTCCGTCCTTCTCGCGAAAGACCGCCTTACCCTGGTGCGTGAAGGGCTCGTCAGGGAATTTTC
Coding sequences within it:
- a CDS encoding AAA family ATPase, yielding MHRKLEKIFYEVKKPTLKWDDIGGFADVKKIVKEMVSLPLMKPELMAKVGLERPAGVMLWGPLGVGITMLAEAAATEAGVSFVYVSGQEMLGKPEQISEAFHDAVHEAPCVLFISDTEWLCPRAGCSYEWGPGNFRGIPPTFADRELSELFIREIDAIQAHKNVMLVGSCYRIDTVDQAIIKEKRRFNRKIFVHPPKAIDREGMINIYLKKMPSVDPKVSAKELSLRTEGYVGWDAESLCKRAALEAVKDDRDVVSMADFEAALLQVTPWLTPDMTEKYNEIDKNDCPHHYAF
- a CDS encoding CRTAC1 family protein, with amino-acid sequence MRRLAISLLAATMAVPALAASPIFTDITAKSGTGDPGNGKGVAFADIDNDGDWDLYVSNKGGPNKLFRNDGKGEFTDITAQAGDNVGDAGFVMGSVFFDYDNDGWVDLYLPKGGRYEIEANRLLRNVGGKFVDVTEKAGVGSKEFTYAAASADYDHDGYLDLYLANYGVNKTNTLYRNNGDGTFTDVTAKAGVGDRSWSWMATWADVNGDGWDDLYVVNGRYPAGEPNTLYINNGDGTFKNVSRESGADDPNWGLGAAFNDLDRDGDLDLFVSNYVGPNALYYNDGAGHFTKADPVKVGLNHVGWGKGPSWGDVDNDGDVDLYEGDCKAANQLYINNGKGVFTDMTKDNPAVACAAVRSKGTALADIDSDGDLDLYVINWAAPNVLALNNTDNGDYLKVRLTGSVSNHMAVGSRVWVRDGKKLVGMSDLQTSSGFCSQPPQELHFGLSAARTYTVEVRFPSGLRKVVENVKAGQTITIEEPGEVAKR
- a CDS encoding RNA methyltransferase, whose protein sequence is METQREKGFVFFAVCNPGAEEALHNEMKELRFFGLERQSGGVSFRGQPSEGWRAVLTLRVAVRVYRELGRFRVPDAAALYNGVFGLPWEKIISSVNTISVDAKVSESPTLTHSGFTALKVKDAIADALRERTGERPNVDTKDPDARIFVLVHRDRCIISLDLAGRSLHRRGYRQGSVEAPISECLSSAAVRYSEWDEKSPFLDPFCGSGTIMIEAAMKAARIMPGSLGSRYSFMRLPGFDEYRWEKMLKEAREGVNIPKKLIMIGSDIDPAAVEAAKANAGGAGVGEMIRFEVADAGDFSPKKGWGATIISNPPYGERLEDEESLIPLYNRFGRALISKCSGCAVHLFMTSQRLRKAMLLKPERYWPLTHGGLDARLYRFLVK